In Prunus dulcis chromosome 1, ALMONDv2, whole genome shotgun sequence, the following are encoded in one genomic region:
- the LOC117620237 gene encoding WAT1-related protein At1g25270-like has translation MGVHEICDALHDMKPVLLMVAVQFSFAGVNIFYKLATNDGMSSRILVAYRFIFGTAFLLPIALIFERKSRPKLTWMVLLQGFLSGLFGGSLSQNLYIQSLALTSATFASAIAQLIPALTFVFAVTCR, from the exons ATGGGGGTTCATGAGATTTGTGATGCTTTGCATGACATGAAGCCAGTGTTGTTAATGGTGGCGGTTCAGTTTTCATTTGCTGGGGTTAATATTTTCTACAAACTGGCGACTAATGATGGAATGAGCTCAAGGATTCTTGTTGCATATCGCTTCATTTTTGGAACCGCCTTCCTCCTTCCTATTGCTCTTATCTTTGAAAG GAAAAGCAGGCCAAAGCTCACATGGATGGTGCTCTTGCAAGGATTTTTGTCTGGCTTATTTGG GGGATCATTGtcacaaaatttgtacattcaAAGCTTAGCCTTGACATCTGCAACATTTGCTTCTGCCATAGCCCAACTCATCCCAGCCTTAACTTTCGTCTTCGCCGTCACCTGCAGGTAA